GGCGAGTCGCCGTATTGCGCGTCGCGAAACGGCAGCCGCACGGGGATAGCGTCGAGCACGGACAGCGCGTTGTTATCTTCGATCGTGCGCGCGTGGATCGCTTCGCAGGCGCTCGCGAAGCCTGCCTTTTGGTCCCAGTCGGTCTGCATGTCATGCTCCGGAGGCGCGGCGAACACGGTGCAAATGGCTGCATCGGGGTGCGCGGCGAGCAGCGCGCCGCAACTGAAGACGGCGTCGTCGAAATGCGGCGACACGATGAAAAGACGCGGGCTGGTTTCGCTCATGAGATCCTGGGCTGAATGCGGAATGAGTCGTCCGGCGGGAGGCGGTGTGCGCGGCGCGTGACGTTGGCGCACTGCACCGTGGACAGCTTAGACCATCGAGGCGAAGCATGCTTAGCCGTTTCGCGGCGCCGCAGCAGCGTGCAAGCTGCGTGCCCGGCGTGCGGCGCCTAGACGGTGCGCAAATCGTCGGGCGTATCGACGTCGCTGAGCACGCCCTTGTCGTCGACGTCGATTCGCGTGACCGTGTGAGTGGCGAAGAGGGCGCGCGCGCCGGTGTCGCCGTCGAGTGCGATCAGCGCGTCGCGGTGTTCGATGCCGAAGCCGACGGGATGGCCGCGTTGTCCCTGGTAGTAGGGCGCGACGATCGACGCGCCGTCATCGACCGCGCGAGCGACGGCTTCGATGGTCGGCAGGGCGATGCGCGGCATGTCGGCCAGGGCGACGATCCAGCCGTCCGAGTCGCTGCTTGCTTCGATGCCGGCGGCGAGACTTGCGCCCATGCCGCGCTGGGCGTCGCCGGAGAAGATCACATGACAGCCGGCGTCGTTGAGCTCGCGGGCGAGCAGTTCGGAGCCGGGGCGCACGATCGCGATCACATGAGGCACCACGAGCAGCAGACGGTGTGCGGATTCGCGAGCGACGGGCGTGCCGTCGGGCAGGCGGGCGAGAAGCTTGTTATGGATGCCTTCCGGGTCGAAGCGCGATCCGTAGCCGGCGGCGAGCAACACGCCGGTGGCGAGCGAGGCGTAGGCCATTTGCGGCACCAGAAGGAGGGAGTAGGGGAATTGTGCGGTGCAACCGGGAAAGTGTGCAAGGGGCTTGGTGGCGCGGTGTTGCCGGTTTCTGTTTTTTTGGTTTTGTGGTTTTGGTTTCGCTTTCGCTTTCGTTTTCGCTTTCGCTGGCATCCGCGTGATGTCGTCTTGCTTCATGCGTTGCCCCGCACAGGGGCAACGCCAGCGAACCAGAGGCATAACACGGATGCGAGCAGCAAAGGCAAAAGGAAAAGCGAAACACTAAACCCGGCACTGCGCCGCCGCAGGTACACAAACCTGAAACGGCGAAGCCCACGCCAAGAAGGACAAAATCAAACGAGAACCTTATCCAGAGTAACAGGCAAATCCCGAACCCTCACGCCGGTGGCGTGATAAACCGCATTTCCGATAGCGGCAACAACGCCAGTGATGCCAATCTCCCCGATGCCTCGGGAGCCAAGCGAATTGATGAAAGGATCAGGCTCATCGAGCACGACAACATCGAGAGCCCCGACATCGGCATTAACCGGCACGTGATACTCCGCCAGATTCGCATTGATAAACCGCCCATACTGCGGATCGAGCAGCGTCTCCTCCTCGAGAGCCGCGCCGATGCCCCAGACCAGACCGCCCATCAGCTGGCTGCGGGCGGTCTTCACATTGAGCACCGTCCCGACGTTATAAACGGCAGTCATCTTCGCGACGCGAATCGTGCCGAGGTCCGCGTCGACGTGTACTTCCGCGAACACCGCGCCCCACGAATGAAACGAGTAGCGCTGCTTTTCGTCGCCCGGTTTCGTGCTGGCCGCGGCCTCGACAGGCTGCCCGCCTGCGCGCGCGAGAACGGCTGCAATGGGATCGCGCTTCGCAGCGTCAGACCGGTTCGTCACCCAGCCGTTCTGCACGATCACATCAGCGGGCGCCAGGCCGAATACCGGCGAGTCATGGTCAGCCAGCGCCATCGCGACGACCTTGCCGCGCACCTGTTCACATGCATCGCGCACGGCAGGCGACACGCTCGCGACCGACTGCGAGCCGCCCGACACGGGCGCCTTCGGCAGCGACGAATCGCCGAGCCCGAAGCGGATGTTCTCCGGCGCGATGCCGAGCGCGTCCGACGCGACCTGCGTCATCACCGTATACGTCCCCGTGCCGATGTCCTGCGTACCCGATACGACCATCGCCGTGCCGTCGGGCAGAATGCGCGCCAGCGCCGCGGCTTCGCTGCGATTGGCGGGGTACGTGGCCGTGCCCATGCCCAGGCCGATCAGCGCATTGCCGTCGCGCATCGAACGCGGCTCGGGCTTGCGGCGCGACCAGCCGAAACGCTCCGCGCCAACGCGATAACACTGACGCAAAGCCTTGCTCGACCACGGCTTGTTTTCCTGCGGATCGCTTTCCGCATAGTTCTTCAGACGCAGTGCAAGCGGGTCGATCTTCAGTTGATACGACAGCTCGTCCATCGCCGTTTCGAGCGCCCATGACCCCGTCGTTTCGCCCGGCGCGCGCATGAAGGTCGGCGTACCGACGTTCAGCTGCACGAGGCGATGCGTGGTCACCTGGTTCGGCACCGCGTACATCATCCGCGTGACCATGCAGCAGGTCTCCGTCCAGTCCTCGATCATCGACGTGTTCGAGATGCTGTCATGTCGCATCGCGGTGAGCGTGCCGTCGCGCTTCGCGGCGATCACCATGCGCTGTTCGGTGAGCGGCCGGCCGCCGACGGGCCCGAACATCTGCGGACGCTCCAGCGCGAGCCGCACGGGACGCCCCGTCTGCTTCGCAGCCATCGCGCACAGCACCACGTGCGACCACGCCGAGCCCTTGCAGCCGAAGCCGCCGCCGACGAACGGCGAGATCACGCGCACATCGTCGGGCGTCATGCCGAGCGTCTTCGCGACAGCCGTGCGCGTTCCCGTCACACCCTGAGTCGAATCGTAGAGCGTCAGCTGCGGACCATCCCAGACGGCCATCGTCGCGTGCGGCTCCATCGGGTTGTGATGCTCCATCGGCGTCGTATAGACGGCGTCGACACGCACGGCGCCCGCCGCGAGTCCCGCTTCATAGTCGCCGCGCGAGGTGTCGGTCTGCCGGCCTTGCGGCTTGTCGGGCGCATGCGCGCCTGCTTTGACCCGGGCGAAATCGAGCGCGGGCGGCTGGGCCGCGTAAGTCACGCGCAACTGGCGCGCGGCATCCGTCGCATGTTCAAGCGTGTCGGCGACGACGATAGCGATCGGCTCGTTGCTGTAGTGGATCTGGTTGTCCTGCAACAGCGACAGATGCCTGCCGGCTGGCGGCGCGAGTGCGGGGCGTCCGTTGTTCGGCAGACGCGGCGCGTTCTGATACGTCATCACGAGCAGTACGCCGGGCAAGGCCGACGCCCGGCTCGTATCGATCGATGCAATCGAGCCGTGAGCAATCGTGCTCGTCACCAGCACGCCATGCGCGAGACGCGCCTGCGGAAACTCGGCCGCGTAGCGCGCTTCGCCCGTGACCTTCAGCAGACCATCGGTGCGGTCCAGCGGATATCCAACGATCGTGCTCATGCGAAACCTCCCACACTGCTCGCGCCGAGCGCCGCCTGGCTTACCGCGCGCACGATCGCGTTCTGCGCGAGGCGCACCTTGAACGCGTTTTCACGCAGCGGCCTTGCGTCGTTCAACGCGGCATTCGCCGCGTTGCGCAGCGTCGCGCTATCGAGCGGCTTGCCCGTTATCATCTGTTCGGCCGCCGTCGCGCGCCACGGCTTGTGCGCGACGCCGCCCAGCGCGATGCGCGCGCTGCGCACGGTGTTGCCGTCCATCTGCAAGGCGGCTGCAACCGACACCAGCGCGAATGCATAACTCGCGCGGTCGCGGACCTTCAGGTAATGCGCGTGCTCGCTGTAGACGGGCGGCGGCAGATCGACGGCCGTAATCAGCTCGCCGGGGCGCAGCGTCGTGTCGAGATCGGCGCGCTCGTCCGGCAAGCGATGAAATTCACCGAACGCAATCACGCGCTCGCCTTGCGGGCCGCTCACGCGCACGTTTGCATCGAGTGCCGCGAGTGCGACGCTCATGTCCGACGGATTCACGGCGATGCATTGCGTGCTCGCGCCAAGGATCGCGTGCATGCGGTTATGGCCGTTGATCGCGGCGCAGCCGCTGCCCGGTTCGCGCTTGTTGCAGGCGGTGAACGCGATGTCATAGAAATACGGGCAGCGCGTGCGCTGCATCAGATTGCCCCCGACGGTCGCCATATTGCGCAACTGCGCCGACGCGCCTGCAACCAGCGCCTGCGTCAGCAGCGGATAGCGCTCGCGCACCAGCGCATGATTCGCCGCATCGCTGTTGCGCACCAGCGCGCCGATTCGCAACCCGCCATCGGGCAGCGTCGACACGGCATCGAGTCCTGGTATGCGCGTGATATCGACGAGCTTCACGGGCCGCGTCACGCCGCCCTTCATCAGATCCAGCAGATTGGTGCCGCCGCCGATGAACATCGTGCCCGGCTGCTGCGCGGCGCGGAGGGCGCCCGCGAGGTCGGCGGCGCGTTCGTAGGAGATCGCTTCCATGATGGTGTCCCGTTACGCGACGTCGCCCGTCTTGATGACGAACGTCGTATAGGTGTCGCCCGTGCCGCTGCCCACCGTACCACGATGCGCGGACTGCACGGCCGCGACGATGTTCGCATAGGCTCCGCAGCGGCAGATGTTGCCGCTCATGCGTTCGCGGATTTCTTCGTCCGAGAGTTGCGGCGGACGGCGCCGAACGTCCGCTGTGACCGTACTGGCCGCGCCGGCGTCGAATTCCGACAGTAAAGCCGTCGCCGAACAGATTTGCCCCGGCGTACAGTAGCCGCACTGGAACGCGTCCTGTTCGATGAACGCGCGCTGCACGGGGTTCAGCGTGCCGTTGCTTGCGAGTCCTTCGATCGTCGTGATCCTGTCGCCTTCGTGCATGACGGCGAGTGTCAGACATGAGTTGATGCGGCGTCCGTTCGCGAGCACCGTGCATGCGCCGCATTGTCCGCGGTCGCAGCCTTTCTTCGTGCCCATGAGGCCGGCGTATTCGCGCAGCGCGTCGAGCAGCGTCACGCGCGGTTCGAGGTGCAGCGCGTAATCGCGCCCATTGATGTTGAGCTTGACGGGGCGCGCCGGCACCGTTGCGCGTGCAACCGGTTGTTGCTGCGGCGCTTGAGCTTGCGCATGAGCGCGGGGCGCTGCGCCCACGGCTGCTGCCGCCGCCGCCGATTGCAAGAAGCGGCGCCGCGCGGCGCTGGAAGGCGTGGCGTCATGCTCGTCGTGACGGTGGGTGTCCGTGGCGTGTTGCGAGCGCGAATCCTGACAGTCGATGTGGTGGGACATGATGTTCTGTTTGCTCCGTAGAAGATCGATGCAAGCGTGCGCCGCATCGCGGCCGAAGCGGGCGGACGGTGCATGCAAGCCTTGTCGTCGAGCAATTTCGATGCCGCTCGTGCGAAACATCAATGGACGCGCACGCGTGGCTGCGAGTCTTCATCGTGGCACACCAGGCGTGGCGCAGCCGTGACGCTTAGATGGCGCGAAGATGGCGCCACGCTGTCGGCGGCGCCCTGTTTGGATCGCTCGAACGGAGCATCAAATAAAAAACGCGCGTCGAAGCTCGACGCGCGTTTTACCTGAAGCTGGCTGCTGTGACGGGTGCTCGAGCCGGTCAGTCGATGCCGTGAAACACGGCGTCGTCCGGACCGAGATACGCAGGCGGGCGCCACGCGGCATCGCGCATCGAATGCTGGACCAGCTTCTCGACGCCGAGCAACACCGCGAAGATCGCCATTCGTACGGGGATGCCGTTGTCCGTCTGACGGAAGATCGCGAGGCGCGAATCGTGGTTCAGGTCGGTGCTCAGATCGTTTGCGCCGGGGCGGCTGTCGCGCGGCAGCGGGTGCATGATCAGCGTGTCCGCGCCGCACACGGTGTCGACGAGCGCCTGGTTGATCTGGAAGTCGGGCGTGTAGCCTTCGAACGATTCGTCGGCGAAGCGCTCTTTCTGGATGCGCGTCGCATAGACGACGTCCGCGCCGCGCAGGCCGTTGGCGAGATCGTGGCTCTGCTCGACCACATGGCCGTTGCGCGAAATCTGCTCGACGATGTATGCGGGCATTTCGAGAGAAGGCGGCGAAATGAGCGTGAACTTGATGCCGCGATAGAGCGCGAGCAGCTTGACCAGCGAATGCACGGTGCGCCCGTATTTCAGATCGCCGACCAGCGCGATATGCGCGCCGTCGACGATCTTGCCGAGGCGCGAGAATTCGCGCTGGATCGTGTACAGGTCGAGCAGCGCCTGGCTCGGGTGCTCGCCGGGGCCGTCGCCGCCGTTGATCACAGGAATGTTGGTCGCCCGCGCGAATTCGGCCACCGAGCCCTGTTCCGGGTGGCGGATCACGAGGGCGTCGACGTAGCCGGACATCACGCGGCTCGTGTCGTAGATCGACTCGCCCTTCGCCATCGACGAAAACGTGAAGCCCGTCGTGTCGCACACCGAGCCGCCCAGACGGCAGAACGCCGCGCCGAAGCTCACGCGGGTACGCGTGCTGGCTTCGAAAAACAGGTTGCCGAGCACCGCCCCTTCGAGCACGCGCGAGATTTTCCGGCGGCGCGCGATCGGCTGCATGATGTCCGCGACGCGAAACAGCGCTTCGACGGCGTCGCGCGAGAACTGGTCGACGGACAGCAACTGCGGCTTGCCCTCGAACATCATCTGGCTGGCGAGCGACTGCGAATCTACGCTTTGCGTATGTTTTTCGGCGGGTGCGCCGTTGACGACGATTTCCGACACAAAGCGCTCGACGATTTCCGGCATTGCGCGCGACTCCTGCGAATCATCGGGCAGCAGCCACGTGTCGAGCGCGCGCTTGGACACACCGATGCGCGTCGCGAAGCCGTCGCGCGTGAGATTCAGACGCCGCATCGCGTCACGGAGAAAAGCTTGTTGCGGGACGCTCATGGGGCTGCCTCATTTCGGTCAGGTGAATCGGTTGATATACGCGGTGCGTATATTAAATCGCCCGGCGAGGAAGTCAAGGAATTTCTCTCGCGCTGCGCTGCGTGCATGTCTGATCTCGAAAAGGTCCATTTCCGGTTACACTGCCCGACATGGAAAGCGGCTCGATCCTCCTTCGTCGTGTAGAAACCGGCCTGCACTCGCTGGCCGCGCCGGCACGCGTCGCTTCCAAAGCCAAAAAACAGTTGCTCATCTGACCGGAGCTGCTGTTCCGTCAGATTTGCGACGGAACAGTCTTATCCAGCCCGGTTCTCGAAACGCCCGCTCCGATACTACTTCCTCGCTGCTGAACGGTTCTCATACGGTCGCGTTCGAGGTGTTAGTCATGTCCAATTTTTCGGGTATCTGGATTCCCCTTGTCACGCCGTTTTCCAACGACGGCACCGTCGACCACGCCGCACTGCGTCGCCTGATTGCGCGCTATGCCGATGCCGATGTCGCGGGTGTCGTCGCGCTCGGTACGACGGGCGAGCCGTCCGCGCTCGATGCCGCCGAACAGGAGGCCGTGCTCGCGACCACACTCGATGCCGCGCGTGGCGCATTGCCCGTGATCGTCGGTGTGTCGGGCAACAATGCCCGCAGCATGCGCGAGCGCGTGCTGCGCCTGAACACGTTGCCGCTTGCGGGCCTGCTGATATCCGCGCCTTACTACGTGCGGCCTTCTCAAGCTGGCATTGCCCATCACTTCACGATGCTCGCCGATGCCAGCGAACAGCCTGTCGTGCTGTACGACATTCCCGCACGCACGGGCGTGCGCATCGAATTGGACACGTTGCTGTCGCTCGCCGCGCATCCGCGCATTCAGGCGATCAAGGACTGCGCGGGTTCGCTCGATATCACGCATGCGCTGATTCTCGACGGACGGCTGCAGGTGCTGGCTGGCGACGACGCGCGCATCTTCGACACGCTGTGCATGGGCGGCAGCGGTGCGATCGCGGCGTCGGCACACATCTGGCCAGAGCGCTTCGTCGCGCTCGATCGCGAGTTGAAGGCGGGGAATCTTGCCGAGGGACGTGCGCTGTTCCATGCGCTCCTGCCGCTGATCCGCGCGTTGACGTCCGAATCGAATCCCTCGCCCGTGAAGGCCGCGCTCGCGGCGCAAGGCATGCTCGCAGGCGTGCTGCGCGCGCCCATGACGCAAGCAAGCGAAACGTTGCAGGCGCGCTTGCAGCACATGCTCTTGATGTAAAGCGCTTACGACGAATCCGAGACCGTCCAATTTGAGATGCGGCTCTGGGGAGTGGCGTGATAATGCGCGCCACCCTTTTTCCGACATCCACGAGATCGATTCGTCCTCCTGCGTATGCTGGTTCATTGTTACTTTGTGTTGTCCGCCGGGCGCATGCGGACATTTGCAGTACGCGGCCGATGCATGCGGCAGCATCGCGCGATCGCGACAAAGGGCGGCTGCTGATGTCGCCGATCTGGGGAACCGGCAAGAATCTGACGAACGGCTCGGTGCGCTTCGTCACGCGGCGCACGGCGCTCATGATCGCCGCCTGTGCTGCCTGCGGCGGCGCGCTGCTGGCGCTGGTGGCGGGCATCGCGATCGGCCGCGATCATCCGAAGCTCGAAGTGGCGGGCGAGCGCGGCGACGACCGAGTCAGGCGCGACTACACGATCACGGAACTCGGCAGACTGAATGCGGCCATCGAGCAGATGGATCCGCGGCTGACCCGGCTCGCGTCGCAAGTAGCGACGCTGCACGACTTCGAGACGCGCCTGAAGACGATCAAGACCTTGCCGCGCCCTGTGTTCCCGCCGTCCGTCCTGCCTACGAGCGACGTGCTCGGCGGCGACGCGGGCGACGATGTGGTCGATGGCATGCCGAAAAGAGCGCAGGCGGCCGCACTGCCGGTCCAGCGGGGCGCGCAGCCCGCGGCCGATGAGAAACGCGATTCGTCCGGCAAGTCCGCCGACAAGGACAACAAGGACGATAAGCACGATAAGGACGATAAGGACGATAGGGAAAGCGACAAGCCCAAAGGCAAGGCCAGCGACAAGGCCGGCGAAACGTCGGCGGAAGACGCCGAAGGCGGACCGTCGCTCCCGCCGCGCCGCTGCAACGAAGCGGTGGCGCATCCTGCACGCGATGCCGGCGCGGTTCACGAACGGATCGCGTGTCTCGCCGCAACGCTTTCGGCGCTTGAGCAAGAGGTCACGTTGCACGTCGCGAACTGGGAGGCGTTTCCGGGCCGCATGCCCGTCGATGGCGCGCGCTTCGGCTCGCCGTTCGGCAATCGCTTCGACCCGTTCACGCATCGTCTGAGTTTTCATCCCGGCGTCGATCTTGTCGCGACGACGGGCACGCCGATTCTCGCTGCTGCGGGCGGCCGCGTGATTCACGCCGGGCCGCAGGGCGGCTACGGCAATGCCGTCGAGATCGACCACGGCAACGGCCTGATCACCCGCTACGGGCACGCATCGAAGATCGTCGTGCAGGAAGGCGATCTCGTGCTTTCGCATCAACATATCGCCGACGTCGGCTCGACGGGCCGTTCGACGGGACCGCATCTGCATTTCGAAGTGCTCGTCAACGGCGTGCCCGTCGATCCCACCGACTATCTCGCACTTTTCATGGAGCCATCGCATGGCTGATTTTCTTCGCCTGCGACGCGCGAGCGCCCGGTCCGTCACGCGAGGCACGTATGCATTGCGCCCCGTGCGTTCGAGCGCAATGCGCGTCGCGACGTGGATGTCGGTGTGCGTGGCGTGCGCCGCGGCGGGCGCCGCAGCGATGCACGGCTACGCGACGCGCGTGACGTCGGACAGCATGCCGTGCGCGGCGGTGCCCTCGCATGACGGACTGGACGACGCACTGGCGCGCACGCAGCTTGCGCTGAGGCAGGAAGCGGCATCGCGCGCCAGCGTACAGCGCTCCGCCGACGCGCTCACCGCCGAAGTGCGCGAGCTCCAGGCGCACGTGCTGTTTCTGCAAGCGCAAAGCCGCTCGCGCCGCTGAGATGCGCGGCATGTTTCAACTTCACTCGATACGGACTATGTTCAGCAAGAAGAAGTCACCCTCCGTCTCCCGGAACAAGCTGGCGACGCTCATTGCACACGATGTGCAGCTTACCGGCGACCTTGAGTTCAGCGACGGCCTGCGCATGGATGGCCAGGTGAAAGGCAACGTCACGGGCAAGCCGGGATGCGAGACGCTGCTGGTGCTGAGCGATCGCGGCTCGATTACGGGCAACGTGTACGGCTACGACGTGATCGTCAATGGGCGTATCGCGGGCGACGTGATCGCCGATCACTTCGTCGAATTGCAGGAAAACGCACGTATCACGGGCAACATTTACTATCAGCAATTGCGGATGGATGTGGGCGCGTCGGTGGATGGCAAGCTGACGCGTCGCGATGCGCTGCCCGCTGCCGCGAGTCCGCATATCGAGCCCGACTCGTTCGCGCTGCAAAGCCCGGACGAGTCGGGCGCCGGGCACTGATCCCGTGAACGGGTCGCGCAACAGCGTGGTTCAGGCCGCGGTCACGCGTGCCTGGAGCAGCTCGCTGAAGGCGTCGGCCGTGAGCGGCCTGCCCAGTAGAAAGCCTTGCATCTCGTCGCATTGCAGGTCTTTGAGCTTGTCGAGTTGCGAGGCGGTTTCGACGCCTTCCGCCACCACATCCATTTCCAGCGAGTGCGCGAGCGCGATGATCGCCTGCACGATCGCGCTGCCTTCGTGGCCATCGGCATCGAGCCCGTTCGTGAAGAATCGGTCGATCTTCAGTTGCTTCACGCGGAAGCGTTGCAGATAGGCGAGGCTCGAATAGCCGGTGCCGAAGTCGTCGATCGAAATCTCGAAGCCGCTGGCCTGGAACTCGCGGATCATTTCCGTCGTTTTGGCCGCGTCCTGCATCGCCACCGTTTCGGTGATCTCGAACATGACCTGGCTGCAATCGACGCCTTCCGCATGCACGATCTCCAGCGTCTTCGCGACGAGATCCGGTTGCGTCATCTGGCGCGGCGACAGGTTGATCGCGACTTTCATCGACGGCAATCCGGACGCTTCCCAGCGGCGGATCTGGCGGCACGTTTCGCGCACGACCCAATACCCGATCTGCACGATCTGCCCCGAGCGTTCGGCGATCGGAATGAAGTCCATCGGCGCGAGCGCGCCGATCTCCGGATGATTCAGTCGGATCAGCGCTTCCGCGCCCGCGACCTCGCCGCTGTCGCCGCGAAACTTCGGCTGGAAGTGCAGTGAGAAATAGCCCTTGCCGAGCGCCTCGTGCAGCGCGCTCTGGATCTTGAGCGTGCGCATCGCAGCTTCGTTCATGTGCGCTTCGAAGAACCGGTAAGTGCTGCGGCCGCCGCGCTTCGCTTCGTACATCGCGGCGTCGGCATGCTTGAGCAGTTCGTCGACGGAATGGCCGTCCTGTGGATACAGCGCAATGCCGATGCTCGGCATGACCTGCAGCGTCTGGCTCTGCGTCTCGATGCCCTTGCGCATCCGGTCGAGCACCGCTTCTGCCATCTTCTGCGCGTCCTGCGGCGCACCGAGGCTTTCGGCCAGCACGACGAACTCGTCGCCGCCCAGGCGCGCGACGGTATCGACGTTACGCACGCATTGCCGCAGGCTGTGCGAGAACGACTTCAGCACTTCGTCGCCGAACGCGTGGCCGAGCGAGTCGTTGATTGTCTTGAAGCCGTCGAGATCCATGAACAGGATCGCGAAGCCGCGGCCGTTGAGCTTCGACGTGCGAATCGCGTGCTCGATGCGCTCAGTCAGTGTGACGCGGTTCGGCAGATTGGTGAGCGTGTCGTAGGTGGCAAGACGCACGATCTGGTTGTTCAGCAGCGACACCGAACCGGCAAGGAACGTAGTGCGCGCATCGAAGCGCGACAGGATCAGCGTGACGATCAGAATCGCGAACGTGAACAGGAGAATGGTCGTCGCGAGCCATTGCGCGTTGACGCCACGCGCAGCGCCGCAGATGGAGCCGGGCTGGAAGTCGGCGGCGGCCATGCCCGTATAGTGCATGCCCGTGATCGCGAGGCCCATCACGCATGCTGCGCCGAGGCGCTTGAGCAGCACGCGATGCTGGTTCGAGTCGCGCAGCGTGTGGGCGATCCACAGCGCCGCGATCGACGCCGCGATGGCAATCGCGATCGATGCGGCGAAGAGGCCCGGACGATACCGGATACCGGGCTCCATCCGCATCGCGGCCATGCCCGTGTAGTGCATGCCCGCAATGCCGAAGCCCATCAGCACGCCGCCCGTGACCAGACGCTTGATGGGAAGCGTCGGACGCGCCACCTGGTGGAGCGCGAAGTACGACACGATCATCGCGATGCCGAGTGAGCAGCCGGTGATCGCTAAGTCGTAGCCGAGCGGAATCGGCAGCGAGAATGCGAGCATGCCGATGAAGTGCATCGACCAGACGCCCGTACCCATTGCTGCTGCGCCGCCTGCGAGCCAAAGGTGGCGCAGCCGTGCCGATGCCATTGTCGAAATACGTCCGGCCAGGTCGAGCGCCGTGTACGAAGCGAGTGTTGCGACGGCGAGCGACACGACAACCAGACCCAGATTGTAAGTGCTCTGCATGTCAGTTCCGTCGC
This Paraburkholderia phymatum STM815 DNA region includes the following protein-coding sequences:
- a CDS encoding xanthine dehydrogenase family protein molybdopterin-binding subunit, whose product is MSTIVGYPLDRTDGLLKVTGEARYAAEFPQARLAHGVLVTSTIAHGSIASIDTSRASALPGVLLVMTYQNAPRLPNNGRPALAPPAGRHLSLLQDNQIHYSNEPIAIVVADTLEHATDAARQLRVTYAAQPPALDFARVKAGAHAPDKPQGRQTDTSRGDYEAGLAAGAVRVDAVYTTPMEHHNPMEPHATMAVWDGPQLTLYDSTQGVTGTRTAVAKTLGMTPDDVRVISPFVGGGFGCKGSAWSHVVLCAMAAKQTGRPVRLALERPQMFGPVGGRPLTEQRMVIAAKRDGTLTAMRHDSISNTSMIEDWTETCCMVTRMMYAVPNQVTTHRLVQLNVGTPTFMRAPGETTGSWALETAMDELSYQLKIDPLALRLKNYAESDPQENKPWSSKALRQCYRVGAERFGWSRRKPEPRSMRDGNALIGLGMGTATYPANRSEAAALARILPDGTAMVVSGTQDIGTGTYTVMTQVASDALGIAPENIRFGLGDSSLPKAPVSGGSQSVASVSPAVRDACEQVRGKVVAMALADHDSPVFGLAPADVIVQNGWVTNRSDAAKRDPIAAVLARAGGQPVEAAASTKPGDEKQRYSFHSWGAVFAEVHVDADLGTIRVAKMTAVYNVGTVLNVKTARSQLMGGLVWGIGAALEEETLLDPQYGRFINANLAEYHVPVNADVGALDVVVLDEPDPFINSLGSRGIGEIGITGVVAAIGNAVYHATGVRVRDLPVTLDKVLV
- a CDS encoding FAD binding domain-containing protein, with product MEAISYERAADLAGALRAAQQPGTMFIGGGTNLLDLMKGGVTRPVKLVDITRIPGLDAVSTLPDGGLRIGALVRNSDAANHALVRERYPLLTQALVAGASAQLRNMATVGGNLMQRTRCPYFYDIAFTACNKREPGSGCAAINGHNRMHAILGASTQCIAVNPSDMSVALAALDANVRVSGPQGERVIAFGEFHRLPDERADLDTTLRPGELITAVDLPPPVYSEHAHYLKVRDRASYAFALVSVAAALQMDGNTVRSARIALGGVAHKPWRATAAEQMITGKPLDSATLRNAANAALNDARPLRENAFKVRLAQNAIVRAVSQAALGASSVGGFA
- a CDS encoding bactofilin family protein, with translation MFSKKKSPSVSRNKLATLIAHDVQLTGDLEFSDGLRMDGQVKGNVTGKPGCETLLVLSDRGSITGNVYGYDVIVNGRIAGDVIADHFVELQENARITGNIYYQQLRMDVGASVDGKLTRRDALPAAASPHIEPDSFALQSPDESGAGH
- a CDS encoding aspartate carbamoyltransferase, whose translation is MSVPQQAFLRDAMRRLNLTRDGFATRIGVSKRALDTWLLPDDSQESRAMPEIVERFVSEIVVNGAPAEKHTQSVDSQSLASQMMFEGKPQLLSVDQFSRDAVEALFRVADIMQPIARRRKISRVLEGAVLGNLFFEASTRTRVSFGAAFCRLGGSVCDTTGFTFSSMAKGESIYDTSRVMSGYVDALVIRHPEQGSVAEFARATNIPVINGGDGPGEHPSQALLDLYTIQREFSRLGKIVDGAHIALVGDLKYGRTVHSLVKLLALYRGIKFTLISPPSLEMPAYIVEQISRNGHVVEQSHDLANGLRGADVVYATRIQKERFADESFEGYTPDFQINQALVDTVCGADTLIMHPLPRDSRPGANDLSTDLNHDSRLAIFRQTDNGIPVRMAIFAVLLGVEKLVQHSMRDAAWRPPAYLGPDDAVFHGID
- a CDS encoding nucleotidyltransferase family protein, whose protein sequence is MAYASLATGVLLAAGYGSRFDPEGIHNKLLARLPDGTPVARESAHRLLLVVPHVIAIVRPGSELLARELNDAGCHVIFSGDAQRGMGASLAAGIEASSDSDGWIVALADMPRIALPTIEAVARAVDDGASIVAPYYQGQRGHPVGFGIEHRDALIALDGDTGARALFATHTVTRIDVDDKGVLSDVDTPDDLRTV
- the dapA gene encoding 4-hydroxy-tetrahydrodipicolinate synthase → MSNFSGIWIPLVTPFSNDGTVDHAALRRLIARYADADVAGVVALGTTGEPSALDAAEQEAVLATTLDAARGALPVIVGVSGNNARSMRERVLRLNTLPLAGLLISAPYYVRPSQAGIAHHFTMLADASEQPVVLYDIPARTGVRIELDTLLSLAAHPRIQAIKDCAGSLDITHALILDGRLQVLAGDDARIFDTLCMGGSGAIAASAHIWPERFVALDRELKAGNLAEGRALFHALLPLIRALTSESNPSPVKAALAAQGMLAGVLRAPMTQASETLQARLQHMLLM
- a CDS encoding (2Fe-2S)-binding protein, which produces MSHHIDCQDSRSQHATDTHRHDEHDATPSSAARRRFLQSAAAAAAVGAAPRAHAQAQAPQQQPVARATVPARPVKLNINGRDYALHLEPRVTLLDALREYAGLMGTKKGCDRGQCGACTVLANGRRINSCLTLAVMHEGDRITTIEGLASNGTLNPVQRAFIEQDAFQCGYCTPGQICSATALLSEFDAGAASTVTADVRRRPPQLSDEEIRERMSGNICRCGAYANIVAAVQSAHRGTVGSGTGDTYTTFVIKTGDVA
- a CDS encoding M23 family metallopeptidase is translated as MSPIWGTGKNLTNGSVRFVTRRTALMIAACAACGGALLALVAGIAIGRDHPKLEVAGERGDDRVRRDYTITELGRLNAAIEQMDPRLTRLASQVATLHDFETRLKTIKTLPRPVFPPSVLPTSDVLGGDAGDDVVDGMPKRAQAAALPVQRGAQPAADEKRDSSGKSADKDNKDDKHDKDDKDDRESDKPKGKASDKAGETSAEDAEGGPSLPPRRCNEAVAHPARDAGAVHERIACLAATLSALEQEVTLHVANWEAFPGRMPVDGARFGSPFGNRFDPFTHRLSFHPGVDLVATTGTPILAAAGGRVIHAGPQGGYGNAVEIDHGNGLITRYGHASKIVVQEGDLVLSHQHIADVGSTGRSTGPHLHFEVLVNGVPVDPTDYLALFMEPSHG